From Labeo rohita strain BAU-BD-2019 chromosome 18, IGBB_LRoh.1.0, whole genome shotgun sequence, the proteins below share one genomic window:
- the LOC127180722 gene encoding dynein axonemal assembly factor 4 isoform X2, whose amino-acid sequence MPLIVRDHTWTQNQNTVYISVPLKGVKTANVHVICTDEYLKVSFPPFLFEVFLFGPINEEKSEAKIGNGVAVFTLQKRRDELWEQLFTNIDKDKQKQIREQAILKVQEKEAEKSKAKAARIQQEKKYALETMMKLENEERDRIQKMKNEECARATAEMDFWRETQRKTAEENENQQKLRGTGILDNQPVCQKTECANATPAVTVLHNTGNTTSGQISKKQKPKDLPAPRSAGCIKINFTPRVFPTALRESRIPEEEEWLKKQAEARRAVDTDLAELDDLKEEERNPDWLKEKGDKLFMAGNYQAAVNAYNLAIKLNRKIPALFSNRAACHLKLRNLHKAIEDSSQALELLTPAVAANAPGRLKAHVRRGTAFCELELYVEGLTDYQAALRIDPHNEALRADTDKIREIIQGTT is encoded by the exons ATGCCGCTGATAGTCAGAGATCACACATGGacacaaaaccaaaacacaGTTTACATCAGCGTCCCTTTAAAAGGAGTGAAAACCGCGAACGTCCATGTCATCTGTACAGACGAGTATCTGAAG GTGAGTTTCCCCCCGTTTCTGTTCGAGGTTTTCTTATTTGGGCCAATAAATGAAGAGAAAAGTGAAGCCAAGATTGGAAACGGAGTTGCAGTTTTCACCCTGCAGAAGAGGAGAGATGAATTATGGGAGCAGCTCTTTACAAACATTG atAAAGACAAACAGAAGCAGATTCGAGAACAGGCAATTCTCAAAGTGCAGGAGAAAGAAGCAGAAAAGTCTAAAGCCAAAGCCGCCAGGATTCAACAGGAGAAGAAATATGCGCTGGAAACCATGATGAAg CTTGAGAATGAGGAGCGGGACAGGATTCAGAAGATGAAGAATGAAGAGTGTGCGAGAGCCACGGCAGAGATGGATTTCTGGAGAGAAACGCAGAGAAAAACAGCAGAAGAAAATGAGAACCAGCAGAAACTGCGGGGGACCGGCATACTCGACAACCAGCCAGTTTGTCAGAAAACAGAGTGTGCAAACGCTACACCTGCAGTCACGGTATTGCACAATACTGGCAATACTACATCTG GTCAGATAAGCAAAAAACAGAAACCAAAAGATCTGCCTGCTCCCAGATCAGCTGGTTGCATTAAGATCAACTTCACTCCACGAGTGTTTCCCACTGCACTCAGAGAGTCTCGCATCCCAGAGGAGGAAGAG TGGCTGAAGAAGCAGGCGGAGGCCAGGAGAGCAGTGGACACAGATCTGGCCGAACTAGACGACCTGAAAGAGGAAGAAAGAAACCCAGACTGGCTGAAAGAGAAGGGCGA TAAATTGTTCATGGCAGGAAACTACCAAGCCGCTGTCAACGCCTATAATCTCGCCATAAAACTCAACAGGAAAATCCCGGCTTTATTTTCTAACCGAGCGGCCTGTCATCTCAAACTGAGAAATCTTCACAAAGCCATTGAGGACAGCTCTCAG GCCCTTGAGTTACTGACGCCTGCGGTCGCTGCAAACGCTCCGGGCCGACTGAAGGCTCACGTGAGGCGCGGAACAGCGTTCTGTGAGCTCGAGCTCTATGTGGAAG GTCTTACAGACTACCAAGCAGCTCTACGAATTGACCCACACAATGAAGCCCTGCGAGCTGATACAGACAAGATTCGTGAGATCATACAAGGCACAACGTAA